The following coding sequences lie in one Methylotenera versatilis 301 genomic window:
- the pgaA gene encoding poly-beta-1,6 N-acetyl-D-glucosamine export porin PgaA, translated as MQYFKNIIHPITALVLLGATIDQSASAAETPSSQSSLGERRHAALQIARDGKYEIAIPAFATMVKEAPNDVGIKADYIVILTWAKKEQEALAVAADMDTKAIPSYCLSVLAKAARNTNQFATAIAYYEQLIARDPNKLDPLLGKVLTRIDAKQFTEAESELTKLRQQYSNNADVYRALSYYGQQSKQPVIVIDANTRLLALNHQDLEAARALIQATREAGAIPQALALAEQYPNAIDKSEIDKINNDSAAQYIAWGHYSPKNPAERFEDTDKALVKLDEACKCDWNKLDLNSGINKNLAFDRIVALRDRYRMQEVISLYEELLNAQIDPPAYVLNAVGDAYLYKRMPEEAIKVYSVSMQKDPDNNETKFSKFYTLVDLERFEEATALINDLSKNTSAYRQRPKNPIIRQDSNKLDADSKAFYVLAYGNDLDTAEQHFQALNNIGPMNNDVRMALGEIWRWRGWPEQAEQRFSEISGDYPDLLQAKVDLANTHLDLRDWQVAESEIKPLVKEYPENASVQALDRRWMLHNERQLTVDGFGSKSSGSTFGSRTQGLNAVLYSSPIDYNYRAFVSTQYDHATFPEGSGNVVYPGIGMEYTNRDWRLTGEISQASLSDIGITAAITADYRLNDYWSFAAALDANSTQMPLRGLKTGASGDLASASAVYRWSDLTSASAGFSYMNISDGNHREALNLQFDKRLITQPHYKLTTHLRVDASRNDKNDAIYFNPERDLDTSAVLDNEWILWRRYDRSFSHRLQLGAGDYWQKNFGSDLTWMMSYEQQFKWDDRFEIDYGITRSRHPYDGTNELSTQFFSRLNLLF; from the coding sequence TTGCAATATTTTAAAAACATAATCCATCCAATCACTGCCCTAGTGCTGCTAGGGGCAACCATAGATCAATCAGCCTCCGCTGCTGAAACACCCTCCTCGCAATCGAGTTTGGGTGAGCGCCGTCATGCCGCATTGCAAATAGCGCGTGATGGCAAATATGAAATTGCAATACCGGCCTTTGCCACGATGGTGAAAGAAGCACCCAACGATGTTGGCATTAAAGCTGATTACATCGTGATTCTTACATGGGCTAAAAAAGAACAAGAAGCCTTAGCTGTTGCAGCGGATATGGATACTAAAGCTATTCCTAGCTACTGCCTGAGTGTTTTAGCAAAAGCAGCACGAAATACAAATCAGTTTGCAACTGCAATAGCTTATTACGAGCAATTAATTGCGCGCGACCCTAATAAACTAGATCCCTTATTAGGCAAAGTGCTCACGCGCATCGATGCAAAGCAATTTACAGAAGCCGAGTCAGAATTAACAAAGCTACGCCAACAATATTCTAATAATGCAGATGTTTATCGAGCACTTTCTTATTATGGTCAGCAATCCAAGCAACCAGTCATCGTGATTGATGCTAATACGCGTTTGTTAGCATTAAATCATCAGGATTTGGAAGCGGCTCGTGCACTAATTCAGGCCACAAGAGAGGCCGGTGCAATACCGCAAGCATTGGCATTAGCTGAGCAATACCCGAATGCTATTGATAAAAGTGAAATTGATAAAATCAATAACGATAGCGCAGCGCAATATATTGCATGGGGTCATTACAGCCCTAAAAATCCAGCAGAGCGTTTTGAAGATACTGACAAGGCACTGGTCAAGCTAGATGAAGCATGCAAATGCGACTGGAATAAGCTGGATTTGAACTCAGGTATCAACAAGAACTTAGCATTTGACCGAATAGTGGCGTTGCGTGATCGTTATCGCATGCAAGAGGTCATCTCGCTTTATGAAGAGCTACTTAATGCCCAAATTGACCCGCCGGCTTATGTATTAAATGCAGTTGGTGATGCTTATTTATATAAACGGATGCCTGAAGAGGCCATCAAAGTTTACAGCGTGTCTATGCAAAAAGATCCTGATAATAATGAGACTAAGTTTTCTAAATTCTATACCTTAGTTGATTTAGAGAGGTTTGAGGAAGCTACTGCACTCATCAATGACCTGTCAAAAAACACCTCTGCTTATAGGCAAAGACCCAAGAATCCTATCATAAGACAAGATAGCAACAAGTTGGATGCTGACAGTAAAGCATTCTATGTGCTTGCCTATGGCAATGATTTAGACACGGCTGAACAACATTTTCAAGCATTGAACAATATTGGGCCAATGAACAATGATGTCAGGATGGCTCTAGGTGAAATCTGGCGTTGGCGTGGTTGGCCAGAGCAGGCTGAACAACGTTTTTCAGAAATTAGCGGAGATTACCCAGATCTATTACAAGCTAAAGTTGATTTAGCTAACACTCACCTTGATTTGCGTGATTGGCAAGTTGCAGAGAGTGAAATCAAGCCGCTAGTAAAAGAGTATCCGGAGAATGCCTCTGTACAAGCGCTTGATCGCCGTTGGATGTTACATAACGAACGTCAGTTAACAGTTGATGGGTTTGGCAGCAAGTCCTCTGGTTCTACTTTTGGCAGTCGTACACAAGGTTTAAACGCTGTTTTATATTCAAGCCCTATTGATTACAACTATCGTGCATTTGTAAGTACGCAATATGATCATGCGACGTTTCCAGAAGGCTCTGGGAATGTTGTCTATCCTGGTATTGGTATGGAATACACCAACAGAGATTGGCGTTTAACGGGTGAAATCAGTCAGGCTAGCTTGTCTGATATCGGCATTACTGCTGCAATCACCGCCGATTATCGTTTAAATGATTATTGGTCTTTCGCCGCTGCATTAGATGCTAATTCAACTCAAATGCCATTGCGTGGACTAAAAACAGGTGCAAGTGGTGATTTAGCAAGTGCGAGTGCTGTATATCGCTGGAGCGATCTCACGAGCGCATCTGCAGGCTTTAGTTACATGAATATTAGTGATGGCAATCATCGAGAAGCGCTTAACCTTCAATTTGATAAAAGATTAATCACTCAACCTCATTATAAATTGACCACACATCTTCGTGTCGATGCCTCTCGCAACGATAAAAATGATGCCATCTACTTCAATCCAGAGCGTGATTTAGATACTAGCGCTGTTCTTGATAATGAATGGATATTGTGGCGTCGCTATGATCGATCATTCAGCCATCGTCTTCAATTGGGCGCAGGTGATTATTGGCAAAAGAACTTTGGCTCAGATTTAACGTGGATGATGAGCTATGAACAACAGTTCAAATGGGATGATCGTTTTGAAATCGACTATGGAATAACACGTAGTCGCCACCCCTACGACGGCACAAATGAACTCTCTACCCAATTTTTTTCTAGGTTAAACCTACTGTTTTAA
- a CDS encoding transglutaminase family protein, whose protein sequence is MQRLRIKHLTEYTFPAQVMLNQHKLLLRPREGHDVRIESSKLEITPAYNIKWQRDVFDNSLAIVNFLEQSNKLTIASEVVIQHYEQAPFDFMLESYAAQYPFTYALDEQADLAIFQQASFYNDQAVVNTWLQQQNLFGMQNFSLLMHLNQNISQNFRYQMREEAGVQSPSQTLSQRSGSCRDYATLFIEACRCLGLASRFVSGYLHAPATEAGNATTHAWAEVYLPGTGWKGFDPTSGELTGNRHIAVAVARNPESVPPISGSFTGLGLMATTMIVNVQVNLLP, encoded by the coding sequence ATGCAAAGATTACGCATCAAACATCTGACTGAATACACATTCCCAGCTCAGGTAATGTTGAATCAGCATAAGTTGTTATTGCGCCCAAGAGAGGGGCATGATGTACGCATTGAGTCATCAAAGTTAGAAATCACGCCCGCTTACAATATTAAATGGCAACGTGATGTGTTTGATAACTCGCTGGCCATCGTCAATTTTCTGGAGCAGTCCAATAAGCTCACTATTGCTAGTGAGGTTGTTATTCAACATTACGAACAAGCGCCTTTTGACTTTATGTTAGAAAGCTACGCCGCTCAATATCCATTTACCTACGCATTAGACGAGCAAGCGGATTTGGCTATTTTTCAACAAGCCAGTTTTTATAATGACCAAGCTGTTGTCAATACTTGGCTGCAACAACAAAACCTATTCGGCATGCAAAACTTTAGCTTGCTGATGCATTTAAATCAGAATATTAGCCAAAATTTCCGCTACCAAATGCGAGAAGAGGCGGGGGTGCAATCACCTTCGCAAACACTGTCGCAGCGCAGCGGATCTTGTCGAGATTACGCGACGCTTTTCATTGAGGCTTGTCGTTGTTTAGGGTTAGCGAGCCGCTTTGTCAGTGGTTATTTACATGCGCCAGCCACAGAGGCTGGCAATGCAACGACTCATGCATGGGCTGAAGTCTATTTGCCAGGCACTGGCTGGAAAGGATTTGACCCGACTTCAGGCGAGCTCACAGGTAATCGCCATATTGCTGTCGCTGTTGCGCGCAACCCAGAATCGGTTCCACCAATTTCTGGCAGCTTTACTGGGCTGGGCTTGATGGCGACTACGATGATTGTGAATGTGCAGGTGAATTTGTTGCCATAG
- the pgaC gene encoding poly-beta-1,6-N-acetyl-D-glucosamine synthase has translation MWYQDILDWLLGFAFYYPLFMAYLWMAGALYFYFSKEQNEPLYNAPPVLPEYPHVSVLVPCFNEGDNAYETIGALLQLNYPHYDIIAINDGSSDNTADIINDIASKHAKVKAVQLASNQGKAMALTMGAMLSSSEYLVCIDGDAVLDPNCITWMVRHFISSSRVGAVTGNPRIRNRSTMLGKLQVGEFSSVIGLIKRAQRVYGRVFTVSGVVAAFRKSALHEVGYWSTNMVTEDIDISWKMQTNYYDVRYEPNALCWILMPETLKGLWKQRVRWAQGGAEVLLKFKNIFLNVKKRRMWPVYAELVVSIIWAYVMCAIFLLWGLGKFVDLPSSLYIKTIIPEWNGVLLAMTCLLQFALSLFIDSRYEPKIRRYYYWMIWYPMLFWLLSAATTIVGLPAALIKDRNKRATWTSPDRGIHQNRTNP, from the coding sequence ATGTGGTACCAAGATATACTCGATTGGTTATTAGGCTTTGCCTTCTATTATCCCTTGTTTATGGCCTACTTATGGATGGCCGGAGCACTCTATTTTTATTTTAGTAAAGAACAAAACGAGCCGCTATATAACGCCCCCCCAGTACTGCCCGAGTACCCGCATGTAAGTGTATTGGTACCCTGCTTTAACGAAGGCGATAACGCTTACGAAACTATAGGCGCATTACTTCAGCTGAACTATCCGCACTACGACATTATTGCCATTAATGATGGCAGCAGCGACAACACTGCGGACATCATTAATGACATTGCATCTAAGCACGCCAAGGTTAAAGCCGTTCAATTAGCCAGCAATCAGGGTAAAGCAATGGCGTTAACTATGGGTGCGATGTTGTCATCCAGCGAGTACCTCGTTTGTATAGATGGCGATGCAGTACTTGATCCAAACTGTATTACATGGATGGTGCGGCATTTTATCTCCAGTTCAAGAGTGGGTGCTGTGACAGGCAACCCAAGAATCCGTAATCGCTCCACGATGCTTGGTAAATTACAAGTGGGTGAGTTCTCATCAGTGATTGGGCTCATTAAGCGTGCGCAACGCGTTTATGGTCGGGTGTTTACTGTTTCTGGCGTAGTGGCAGCATTCCGCAAATCTGCATTACATGAAGTGGGCTACTGGAGCACCAACATGGTGACTGAAGATATTGATATCAGCTGGAAGATGCAGACTAATTATTATGATGTTCGATACGAACCCAATGCACTTTGTTGGATACTCATGCCAGAAACGCTTAAAGGGCTATGGAAGCAACGTGTGCGTTGGGCGCAGGGTGGCGCGGAAGTCTTACTTAAATTCAAGAATATATTTTTAAATGTTAAAAAACGTCGCATGTGGCCTGTCTATGCTGAGTTAGTCGTCAGTATTATTTGGGCATACGTGATGTGTGCCATCTTTTTGTTATGGGGGCTGGGGAAGTTTGTTGACTTACCTTCATCTCTTTATATCAAGACGATTATCCCGGAATGGAACGGCGTGCTACTTGCGATGACATGCTTATTGCAATTCGCATTAAGCCTATTTATCGATAGCCGTTATGAGCCAAAAATCCGTCGTTACTATTACTGGATGATATGGTATCCAATGCTGTTCTGGTTACTCTCAGCAGCGACTACCATTGTTGGCCTGCCAGCTGCACTAATCAAAGATCGTAATAAACGCGCCACCTGGACCAGTCCAGACCGTGGCATCCATCAGAATAGGACTAATCCATGA
- a CDS encoding type 1 glutamine amidotransferase domain-containing protein: protein MHTENNNLDVRQHTLETASEAQSALASTLSLQSISLDDFDAVFYPGGHGPLWDLAEDKSSIDLLASALASNKPVALVCHAPGVLRHVKNPDGTPVVKGKKVTGFKNSEEAAVGLLEIVPFLVEDELISRGGQYSSASDWASYVVKDGNLITGQNPASSAEAARQLLLLISESVRP, encoded by the coding sequence ATGCATACTGAAAATAACAACCTTGATGTCCGCCAGCATACATTGGAAACTGCCTCAGAAGCGCAATCTGCACTTGCCAGCACCTTATCTCTGCAATCGATAAGTCTTGACGATTTCGATGCGGTATTTTATCCAGGCGGTCATGGACCATTATGGGATCTGGCTGAGGATAAAAGCTCAATCGACTTACTAGCCAGCGCATTAGCAAGCAATAAACCTGTAGCACTGGTGTGCCACGCGCCTGGTGTTTTAAGGCATGTAAAAAATCCAGATGGCACACCAGTAGTAAAGGGCAAGAAAGTGACTGGCTTCAAAAATTCGGAGGAAGCTGCTGTTGGATTATTAGAAATTGTACCGTTCCTAGTAGAAGACGAACTTATCAGTAGGGGCGGGCAGTATTCTAGCGCTTCTGATTGGGCATCTTATGTTGTCAAGGACGGTAATCTTATTACTGGGCAAAATCCTGCCTCTTCTGCAGAGGCGGCTAGACAGCTCTTACTTTTAATCAGTGAAAGTGTTCGACCATGA
- a CDS encoding cytochrome C has product MMKFRILAPLLKTFFIINLVAFSAYTHAVPSFARQTGLECAACHVGAFGPQLTPHGMHFKLGGYTETDGKEGKIPVAAMLVEGFTHTNKSLTEDAQPHFGKNDNLSLQELSIFLAGRMTDHIGTFIQVTGNDFDQRFGMDNMDIRFADSKPISGKNLTYGISINNNPTIQDPFNTLSGWIFPYMASELAPGPEASPFINGALEQQVIGVSAYGFYDDHFYAELGGYKTLSRSIRNKLNVGEDGRLDGIAPYWRLTYFNDMTEQNFRVGLFGMSSRLQPEFMSGPTDNYRDIGVDAAYQYMGTKEHIFTISTSYINERRTLNNAFDGGGASHLHGTLKRFDLAGSYTYKNTYGVTAAVFDIRGNQDDTLYNNGEADSGSINGSPNSRGYILQADWTPWGKENSWGAPFANMRLGIQYTGYTKFNGAKNDYDGLGRDAKDNNTTFIFAWFAI; this is encoded by the coding sequence ATGATGAAATTTCGAATATTAGCGCCATTATTAAAAACTTTTTTTATTATCAACTTGGTTGCATTCAGCGCCTATACACATGCTGTACCAAGCTTTGCAAGGCAAACAGGCCTAGAATGTGCTGCTTGTCATGTGGGTGCTTTTGGTCCGCAGCTCACTCCTCATGGTATGCATTTTAAACTAGGTGGTTATACCGAGACGGATGGTAAAGAAGGCAAAATACCTGTAGCCGCCATGCTGGTAGAGGGCTTTACTCATACCAATAAAAGCCTGACGGAAGATGCTCAACCACATTTCGGTAAAAACGATAACCTATCACTGCAAGAGTTATCCATATTTCTAGCAGGCAGAATGACAGATCATATTGGTACCTTTATACAAGTGACAGGTAATGATTTTGATCAAAGATTTGGCATGGACAATATGGATATTCGATTTGCGGATTCAAAACCGATTTCAGGCAAGAACTTAACTTACGGTATATCAATTAACAACAATCCAACAATTCAAGACCCATTCAATACCTTGAGTGGATGGATATTTCCATATATGGCCTCTGAGCTAGCACCTGGCCCAGAAGCTTCACCGTTCATTAATGGCGCATTAGAGCAGCAGGTAATTGGCGTCAGTGCTTACGGATTCTATGACGATCATTTTTATGCTGAATTGGGTGGATATAAAACGCTATCAAGAAGCATCAGAAATAAATTGAATGTTGGTGAAGATGGCAGACTTGATGGTATTGCACCATATTGGCGCTTAACTTACTTCAACGATATGACTGAACAGAATTTCCGTGTAGGTTTATTTGGTATGTCATCAAGGCTTCAGCCTGAATTTATGAGTGGTCCAACGGACAACTATCGAGATATCGGTGTGGATGCGGCTTATCAATATATGGGCACTAAGGAACATATTTTTACCATAAGCACTAGCTATATCAACGAACGCAGGACTTTAAATAATGCTTTCGACGGAGGTGGTGCAAGTCATTTACATGGCACGCTCAAACGTTTTGATTTAGCTGGCAGCTATACCTACAAAAACACTTATGGCGTCACTGCAGCGGTTTTTGATATTCGTGGAAATCAGGATGATACTTTGTATAACAACGGTGAGGCAGACTCTGGCAGCATCAACGGCTCGCCAAATAGCCGCGGCTATATTCTTCAAGCCGACTGGACCCCTTGGGGTAAAGAAAATTCTTGGGGAGCCCCTTTTGCTAATATGCGTTTAGGCATTCAATACACGGGTTATACCAAATTTAATGGCGCTAAAAATGATTATGATGGCTTGGGTCGAGACGCAAAGGACAACAACACAACATTTATATTTGCCTGGTTTGCGATTTAA
- the pgaD gene encoding poly-beta-1,6-N-acetyl-D-glucosamine biosynthesis protein PgaD — translation MSKSLIIEKPELQSHAHRFGWSSITLFFWGLYIYLWLPFITLLAWWIGVKLFHLQIVELHGYAGVIGKLGLYSAIVVILSVTLIGWANIERFRFKDSARRVDNTPVSVREIAKLFKLQENQLIQLRQKQSVIVRFSDKGHLTEVAEYIHH, via the coding sequence ATGAGTAAATCATTAATTATAGAAAAACCAGAACTACAATCACACGCGCATCGATTTGGATGGAGCTCAATTACACTTTTTTTCTGGGGGCTATATATATACTTATGGTTACCATTTATCACGCTTCTAGCTTGGTGGATAGGCGTGAAGCTGTTCCACTTACAAATTGTTGAGCTACATGGATATGCTGGAGTAATTGGTAAACTAGGCTTATATTCGGCGATAGTTGTAATACTCAGTGTCACGCTTATTGGATGGGCAAACATCGAACGATTCCGGTTTAAAGATTCAGCAAGGCGTGTTGATAACACACCAGTCTCTGTAAGAGAAATAGCGAAACTATTTAAACTGCAAGAAAACCAGTTAATACAGCTAAGACAAAAGCAGTCGGTGATTGTACGTTTTTCTGACAAAGGCCATTTGACTGAAGTTGCTGAATACATCCATCATTAG
- the pgaB gene encoding poly-beta-1,6-N-acetyl-D-glucosamine N-deacetylase PgaB yields the protein MIRIFFYVLLLLANTSALATTNFAGTQTFEVFSYHDVRDSVDGDLEQESTTISTKNLARHFAWIQAHGYHPISINDLLDAKAGKKSLPSKPVLLTFDDGYESLYSRAYPLLKLYQYPAVAALVGSWLEVKTGGTVKYGDDLVPREHFLSTAQIKEMADSGLVEFASHSFDLHHGILANPQGNMIAAAVTLQYDSTTKTYESRENYRTRIKQDFIKNNAVIQRITGKQPRVMVWPYGANNAIASKVANETGMPITLNLSEAEQAQANNLTQVARFLIDGNPSEMRLAEIERHEPNLDKQRAMHIDLDYVYDDHPEQLSKNLDLLLDRVKSLAPTTVYLQAFSDTNGDGVAEAVYFPNRHVDMRADLFGRVAWQLMTRANVKVYAWMPVLAFELKDKQKQQMLQVVSAQPSADKASYKRLTPFSPEAKQIIKEIYSDLGAYTKFSGVLFHDDAVFSESEDDSEYARAYYQKGFKLVGANITEINQNPTQAAKLAALKSQYLIEFTSDLAKELKRYQPELKTARNLYAPALLNPASERWLSQNYRDFIANYDYTAVMAMPLMENVANPDTWLKSLVAQAKLTKNGLQKTVFELQATDWKSKRPIKSEILKQEMQTLSQAGAIHMGYYPDDFLHNQPEMEVIRPYISSRNFPYLPKSK from the coding sequence ATGATCAGAATATTCTTCTACGTATTATTACTGCTGGCTAACACTAGCGCTCTCGCAACGACAAATTTTGCTGGCACGCAAACATTTGAGGTATTTAGCTATCATGATGTAAGAGACAGTGTTGATGGTGACCTAGAGCAAGAGTCCACGACCATTTCAACTAAAAATCTGGCACGTCATTTTGCCTGGATTCAGGCGCATGGTTATCATCCTATCAGTATTAATGATTTGTTGGATGCTAAAGCCGGTAAAAAATCTTTACCTAGCAAACCGGTTTTACTGACATTTGATGACGGTTATGAAAGCTTGTATTCACGGGCTTATCCACTACTTAAGTTATATCAATACCCTGCTGTTGCTGCACTAGTCGGTAGCTGGCTAGAAGTGAAAACTGGCGGAACTGTAAAGTACGGTGATGATCTAGTACCACGTGAGCACTTCCTATCAACAGCACAAATTAAAGAAATGGCTGATTCTGGTTTAGTAGAGTTTGCCTCACATAGCTTTGATTTGCATCACGGTATTTTAGCTAACCCGCAAGGCAATATGATTGCTGCGGCAGTGACTTTGCAATATGACTCAACCACTAAAACTTATGAGTCCCGCGAAAACTATCGCACTCGCATTAAGCAAGATTTCATTAAAAATAATGCGGTAATCCAGCGCATTACGGGCAAACAGCCCAGAGTTATGGTGTGGCCATATGGTGCAAATAATGCAATTGCATCAAAAGTTGCTAATGAAACAGGCATGCCCATCACACTAAATTTAAGCGAAGCGGAACAAGCACAGGCCAACAACTTAACACAAGTAGCGCGCTTTTTAATTGATGGCAACCCATCAGAAATGCGCCTGGCTGAGATTGAAAGACATGAGCCTAATTTAGATAAACAGCGGGCCATGCATATCGATTTAGATTATGTCTACGATGATCACCCTGAGCAATTGAGCAAGAATCTCGACTTATTATTAGATCGTGTAAAGTCACTGGCTCCTACCACCGTTTATTTACAGGCTTTTTCAGACACTAATGGTGACGGAGTGGCTGAAGCCGTCTATTTCCCCAATCGCCATGTCGACATGCGTGCAGATCTCTTTGGTCGAGTGGCATGGCAGTTGATGACACGCGCTAACGTCAAAGTATATGCATGGATGCCAGTTCTGGCTTTCGAATTAAAAGACAAACAGAAGCAGCAAATGCTACAAGTGGTTTCCGCGCAACCATCGGCTGATAAAGCCTCTTATAAACGCTTAACGCCATTTTCACCAGAAGCTAAGCAGATTATCAAAGAGATTTACAGCGATCTTGGTGCATATACCAAGTTCTCTGGCGTACTTTTTCATGATGATGCGGTATTTTCAGAATCTGAAGACGATAGCGAGTACGCAAGAGCTTATTATCAAAAAGGCTTCAAACTTGTAGGCGCTAACATTACAGAAATTAACCAAAACCCTACGCAAGCGGCTAAGTTAGCCGCACTAAAAAGTCAATATCTCATTGAGTTCACGTCAGATTTAGCTAAAGAACTGAAACGCTATCAACCAGAATTAAAAACAGCGCGCAATTTATACGCTCCAGCATTATTAAACCCCGCCAGTGAGCGCTGGTTAAGTCAAAACTATCGAGATTTCATTGCAAATTATGATTACACCGCGGTAATGGCGATGCCATTGATGGAAAACGTAGCAAATCCAGATACTTGGTTGAAGTCATTAGTCGCACAAGCGAAGCTTACTAAAAATGGATTACAAAAAACGGTTTTTGAGCTGCAAGCAACTGACTGGAAATCAAAGCGCCCCATCAAGTCTGAAATACTAAAGCAGGAGATGCAAACACTTAGTCAGGCTGGTGCGATTCATATGGGTTATTACCCTGATGATTTTCTGCACAACCAACCTGAAATGGAGGTTATTCGCCCTTACATTTCATCGCGTAATTTTCCATATTTACCAAAAAGTAAATAA
- a CDS encoding c-type cytochrome — translation MKSYTLLFLSFQVVEAIINVQTAYAGDAANGMRVFNTYCSDCHSITEGKNKIGPSLWNVVGRKPASISDFNYSDAMRKNDIIWTEDRISTYITNPQGLLPGVKMAFPGLKDPQKCADVIQFLSQQH, via the coding sequence ATGAAAAGTTATACGTTACTATTTTTAAGCTTTCAGGTTGTCGAAGCCATCATTAATGTCCAGACAGCCTATGCTGGTGATGCCGCAAATGGTATGCGTGTATTTAACACGTACTGTTCAGACTGCCACAGTATTACAGAGGGCAAAAATAAAATTGGTCCCTCACTTTGGAATGTCGTGGGAAGAAAGCCTGCCAGCATTAGCGACTTTAACTATTCAGATGCTATGCGTAAGAATGACATAATATGGACAGAAGATAGAATCTCTACTTATATTACAAACCCCCAGGGATTGCTGCCAGGGGTGAAAATGGCTTTTCCGGGGCTAAAAGACCCGCAAAAATGTGCTGATGTCATACAGTTTTTATCACAGCAGCACTGA
- a CDS encoding rubredoxin, producing MRMWQCVVCGLVYEEEKGWPEDGIAPGTAWEDVPAEWTCPECGVSKAEFEMVEF from the coding sequence ATGAGAATGTGGCAATGTGTAGTATGCGGTTTAGTATATGAAGAAGAAAAAGGCTGGCCTGAAGATGGTATTGCACCTGGCACGGCATGGGAAGACGTACCTGCTGAGTGGACATGCCCTGAATGCGGTGTTTCTAAAGCAGAATTTGAAATGGTTGAATTTTAA